The bacterium genomic interval TTTCTCCAAAAGCCCGGTTGCCTTTTCCAGTAAGCCCTCTAAGGAAGGCTTACTGGAAAAGAGGGGGAGCCCGGAGGCTCCCCCGGAGGCGATTTTTATTACAGGCCCAGCCAGTCGGCGCGTCTTTCAAGCTCGACGGACGCGACCTTCTTGAGCTGACCGCTCTTGAAGGTGAATATCTTGACGGACATGTTGGGACGGTGGTCGGTGGCGGTGAAGGTCACCGGCGCGGTGAGGCCGCCGGTGTCGAAATTCTTGAGGGTTTCGAGGGCTTCCTTGATCCCTTCGCCGCTGAGCTTCCCGGCCTTGTCGGCGATCTTGAGCGCCTCGGTCATGACCATCATGGAGACCCAGCCGCGGATGTAGTGGATGGTCTGGGGGACGCCCTTGGTCACTTCCTTGATTGCCTTCATGCCGGGCGCGTCGTCCTCGTAGGCGGAATTGGCGTGAAGGCCCCAGACGCCCTCCTCCGCGCCTTCGGCGCGCTTGGGAAGGGATTCGTCGTTGCCCCAGATGTTGATGATGAACTGGGTCTTGAGGCCGTTTTGCTTCGCGCCCTTGAGGATGACGGAGGTGGAGGCCGTGGTGCCGCCTATCCAGACGAAATCGGGAGCGCCGTTTTTAAGGCTCAGTATCTGGGTGGTGGCTTCCTGGGCGTTGAGGGCGACGTTTTCGTCGGTCAGTATCTCGAAACCGATCTCTTCGGCGTAGGCCTTGGCTCCCTTGATCGGGGCGATGCCGTAGGGGTGGTTGGGGTAGACGAAAGCCACCCTGGGCTTGCGGCTCTCCTTCCAGTTGTCCTTGGCGTACTTGAGAGCGCCGCGAAGCTGGGTGGTGTAATCCGCCGCGATAAAGAAGTTGTAGGGCGCGTCGGCGGGGTTGGTCAGGTTGGCGGAGTAGGAGGCGGAGAGGTCGGGAATCTTGTCTACGTTGACCTGGTCCTTGAGCGCTTCGGTATCCGCCGTTCCCCACCCCTGCAGGGCGATGATGCCGTCGGCGACGAGGCTGCGGTACAGGGTGACGGCGGTCTTCTTGTCGTAGGCGTAGTCGCGGGTGAGCACTTCGATCTTCTTGCCGTTCACGCCGCCCTTGGAGTTGATGTAATCTGCGTAGGCGCGCACGCCTTCGGCGTAGCTGGTGCCGACGTCGGAGGTCGGGCCGGTGAGGGCGGCGAGGTGGCCGATCTTGATTACGTCGGCGGCCGCCGCGAAGGTTGAGATACCCAGAATCGCGACAGCGGAAAATAAAGACAGTATCTTTTTCATTTCCTTCTCCGTTATGAAAAGTTTCCAGATTAAAAGAAAGTAAATAGCCCTCCCTCGAAGGCCGAATAAAGAAACCGCGAACCCTTCTCAGTAGCTGAAGGGGAAAAGTTTCCAGTACGCCTTGATCTGTCTCCACCGGTGAGCCATGCCGTCCGGCTCGAAAATCAGAAAGAGTATCACCACGAGGCCGAAGACCCCCTCGTTGATGCTGAGAATAAGCGCCGAAACCGAAGGGTAGGAGGAGGCGAGGGCGTTCGAGAGCAGCGTCAGGGAAAGAGGGAAGAGAGTCATGAAGATCGCCCCGAAGATCGACCCGATTACGCTGCCCATGCCGCCGATGATTATCATCGCCAGATATTCGATGGAGAGCTTTATGGTGAACTCTTCGGCCATGACGGTTCCGTAAGACAAAAGCCCCATCAGGCAGCCCGCTATCCCGACGAAAAAGGAGCTGATGGCGAAGGAGAGAAGCCGGTACTTGAAGAGGTTTATCCCCATTATCTCCGCCGAGAGGTAATGGTCGCGCACCGCAACGAAGGCCCTGCCGTCGCGGCTTCTAAAGAGGTTGGAGGCGTAGAGCACGGTGAGTATCGCCACTATGACGATGATGTAGTAAATGGACACGTCGGAACTGACCTTGTTGCCGAAGAGCATGACCGGGGGAAACTTCGCGCCGTAGGCCCCGCCGGTTACCTTTTCCAGGCTGGGGAGCAAAAAGGCGTATTCGATGATGAACTGCGCGGCCAGGGTGGCTATGGCGAGGTAGAGCCCCTTGAGCCTGAGGCTCGGTATGCCGAAGATCATGCCCACGAAGGCGGTTGTAACCCCGGCCATAGGCATGGCGAGCCAGAAGGAGACCCCCCAGGCGCGCATGAAGTACGCGCAGGAAAAGGCCCCGACTCCCAGAAAGGCTCCCTGCCCAAGCGAAATCTGGCCGGTGAAGCCGGTGACTATGTTCAGGCCGACGGCTCCGACCACCGCGACGCCGACAAGGCTGGTGTAGTAGATAATTTGCCCGAACTTGAAGAGGGGCAGAAACAAAAGCAGAAGGACGAGACCGTAGACCCAGAACCGGATGAAATTGGTCTGGAGAAAACGCATGTCCTGCGCGTAGGTCTCTTTGAAATCGCCGCAATGGTTGACACTCATCTGCTAGACCCGCTCTATTTCTTCGGTGCCGAAAAGTCCGTACGGCTTTATCATCAGAATTATCACCAGAAATACGAAAGGGGCGACTTCCTTTATCCCCTGAAGGCCGAAGAGCTTGGAGACGACGCCGTCGCTCAGGTTTTCGAGGACGCCTATCACTATTCCGCCTATCGCCGCCCCGAGCACCGAATCCAGCCCGCCCAGAATCACCGCCGGGAAGACCTTGAGCCCCATATAGCCCAGGTCCACGCTCACGGCGGTTATGTTCGCCAAAAGTATCCCGCCTATGAAGGAGACCACGGCGGAGATGCACCAGGAGAGGGCGAAGATGTTCTTCACGCTTATCCCCATCGAGAGGGCCACCTGATTGGAGAAGGCGGTGGCGCGCATCGCTATCCCGGCCTTGGAGTATTTGAAGAAGAGGCCGAAGAGGCAAAGGAGGGTGATGGAAAGCGAAAACCCCCAGATGTACTCGTAGGGCAGGTTGAGCCCCGCCACCGAAACGGTCTTGTCAGGAAAGAGCTTCGGGGAGAAGTACTGCGGGTCGGTCCCCCAGATGGCCGTGGCGATACTCCGAAGGACGTAGGAGAGGCCGATGGTGGCCATGATGATGGAGATAATCGGCTCGCCGATCATCGGCCGCAGAATCAGCCTTTCCACCACCATCGCGAGCACGATTGCGAAGACGAGAGAGAGGATTATCGCCCAGACCCACGGAATCGAGGTCGTGGAGGTGAGGTTGCTCAGAATGCCGAAGCAGGAGTAGGCCCCTATCATCAGGAACTGCCCCTGGGCGAAGTTCACGACGCTGGTGGCCTTGTAGATTATGGCGAACCCGAGGGCCACGAGAGCGTAAATCGAGCCGAAGGAGATGCCGCTTATGAAGAGCTGGAGGATAAGCGTCCCCGAGATGCCCTTCGAGCGGGCGGTCTCGGAAAGCGACAGAAACGCCAGGACGGCTATCGTAATGACCGCAAAAGCAGCCCAGCCGAAGATCCTTGAACGCAAAAACTCTTTCATCGTTCCTCTTTGCTCATGCCTCAAGCGCGCGAACCGCTATGTCGGTCCGAAGGCGCGAGGTTTTGCCGTCCTGATACTTTATCAGGGTGTCGATGTGGATCGTCTCTTCTCCGCCGTACCCGGCGTTTATGATATCGGCGTACTTTTCGTCGATGAAACCCCTGCGCACCTTCCGGGTGCGGGTCAGTTCGTCGTCGTCGGCGTCAAGCTCCTTGTACAGGAGGAGGAATTTCTTGATCCTCTGCGAAGGCTTGAGGGTCTCGTTGACCTTTTCGACCTCGCGCTCGATGAAATCGTAGACTTCCTTCTTGCCCGCGAGATCGGTGTAGGTCGTATAGCCTATGCGGTTGTCTTCCGCCCATTTTCCGACGATCCCGTAGTCGATGCAGATCATCGCCATTATGTAATCGCGGCCGTTGCCGATGCAGACGGTTTCCTTTATGTAGGGGCTGAACTTAAGTTTGTTCTCGATGAACTGGGGGCTGAACCGCTCCTGGCTCGCCAGGGTCATAATGTCCTTCATGCGGTCGATGATGATGAGGTGGCCCCTCTCGTCGAAGTAGCCCGCGTCGCCCGAGTAGAGCCACCCTTCCAGAATCGTCTCTTCGGTGGCCTGCGGGTTCTTGTAGTAGCCGTGGAAGAGGGCCGGGGACTTTGAGACGACCTCTCCGACGCCCTCCGGGTCGGCGTTGACTATCTTCACCTCGGTCTCGGGTATCGGCATGCCCACCGAGTCGAAGTTTACGTCGCCGTCGCGGTGGATGCAGGAGATGCCGGAGATTTCCGTCTGCCCGTAAATCTGCTTTAAGTTGACGCCGAGGGCGTGAAAGAAGCGGAAGGTGTCGGGGCCGAGCGCCGCGCCACCGGTGGAGGCGGAGCGTATCCGGGAAAAGCCGAGCCTGTCCTTAAGCGCCCGAAAGAGGATTACCCATGCGAACCCGTAGCGCAGCTTCTGGCCGAAGGTCGGGGGGGTTTTACGGAATTTCAGGTCCGCCCACTCGTAGCCGACGGGCAGGAGCCTGTTGTAGACGTAGCGCTTCAGCCAGGAGGCGTCCATTATCTTCACCTGGACGGTCGCCGCGAGGTTCTCCCAGACCCGGGGGGGGCTGAAGATTACGTGGGGGCCTATCTCCCGTATGTTTTCGGTCGCCGTCTCCGGCTCCTCGGGGAAATTGACGGTGAAGCCGAAAAGGAGCGCGCTCGCGACGCACATCATCTGCTCGCCGATCCAGGGCAGGGGCAGGAAGCTGACGAACTGGTCGGTCTCGTACTTGGGATCGACCGCGCCGAGGTTGGCCGCCATGCTGAGCATGTTGCGGTGGGAAAGCACGGCCAGCTTGGGGTTTCCGGTGGTGCCGGAGGTGGTGCAGATCTGCGCCGGGTCGTCGGGGCTTGTTATGTTGACCATCGACTCGTACTGGCCGGGGTTTTGCTTTTCAAACTCCCTGCCGAGCTTTTCCACCTCGGGAAAGAAGATGAGCCGGTCGTCCTCGTACTTCCTCATCCCGCGCGAATCGGTGTAGATAACCTTCGCCACGGTGGGCAGGTCGTCGATCATGTCGAGAACCTTGTCCACCTGCTCCTGATCCTCCGCCACGATGAACCTGGAACCGGCGTGGTTGATGATGTAGGAGACCTCCTTGAGGATGGCGTCCTGATAGATGCCTATGCCTATGGCTCCGGCGCTCTGCGCCGCAAGCTCCGCGAAGAGCCATTCCGGGCGGTTGTCGCCGATAATCGCGATGGTGTCGCTCTTCTTTAGCCCCAGAGAGACCAGGCCGAGGCAGAAATACTTTACGTGGTCGGAATAATCCTGCCAGGTGAAGGACTGCCAGATGCCGAAATCCTTCTCGCGCAGGGCGACCTTGTTTTTGCCGAATTTTTCGGCGTTTCTCTGGAGGAGCTTGGGAAAGGTGTTCGCTTTGTCGCTGAAGGTCATGGGAGCGCCTGCCTATCTTCCGATGTAGATGGAATGCTCGTCGCCAAGGTAGGCGCGGATGACGTCGGGGTGTTTCTGCACTTCCTCGGGAGTGCCCAGTCCGATGCGCATGCCGAAATCGAGGACTACGACGTGATCGGAGATGTCCATGACGACGCCCATGTCGTGCTCGACGAGGACGACGGTGACCCCGCGCTCCTGATTGATGTCGAGGATGTAGCGGACCATGTCCTCCGTCTCTTCGAGGTTCATCCCCGCCATCGGCTCGTCGAGTAGCAGGAGCTTCGGATCGACCGCCAGCGCCCGGGCAAGCTCGACGCGCTTTTGCAGGCCGTAGGCCAGAGTCCCGACCACCTTTTGCCTTATGTGCTCGATTTCGAGAAAGTCGATGATGTCCTCGACGAACTCCCGGTGGCGTATCTCCTCCTTCTTGCAGGGGCCGAGGAAAAGGCCGCCGCGCAGAAAGCCGCACTTGAGATGGATGTGCCGCCCGATGAGGAGGTTGTCCATCACGGTCATTCCCTTGAAGAGGGCGATGTTCTGGAAGGAGCGGGCGATGCCGAGCTTTGCGCGGATGGCAGGGGGCTTTCCCGCAAGCTCCGTCCCCTCGAAGGTTATCGAACCCTTCTGCGGCTTGTAGCGGCCGCTGACGCAGTTGAGCATCGAGGTCTTGCCTGCGCCGTTGGGTCCGATAATGGAGAATATCTCCCCTTTCAGGACTTCAAAGCCAACGTGTGTGAGCGCGTTTATCCCGCCGAAGCTGAGACTGACGCCATCCACTTTTAATTGTACGGGACTCACGCTCATTAAAACTAAAAACTCCTACCGGTCGGGTGGTTGGTAAGGTAATCCAGCACTTCTAACACTGACTTTTTACGCTCGTCAAACATTTTGGCCCAAATTTTTACTGAAAACCTACGGATTGGCGCCATTTGGAACCGCCTCGCCGCCAAAGAAGCATAAGTACCCGCAATTAAAGGCAATATTAAAAAAGCACGGAAAGACGGGG includes:
- a CDS encoding ABC transporter substrate-binding protein, with translation MKKILSLFSAVAILGISTFAAAADVIKIGHLAALTGPTSDVGTSYAEGVRAYADYINSKGGVNGKKIEVLTRDYAYDKKTAVTLYRSLVADGIIALQGWGTADTEALKDQVNVDKIPDLSASYSANLTNPADAPYNFFIAADYTTQLRGALKYAKDNWKESRKPRVAFVYPNHPYGIAPIKGAKAYAEEIGFEILTDENVALNAQEATTQILSLKNGAPDFVWIGGTTASTSVILKGAKQNGLKTQFIINIWGNDESLPKRAEGAEEGVWGLHANSAYEDDAPGMKAIKEVTKGVPQTIHYIRGWVSMMVMTEALKIADKAGKLSGEGIKEALETLKNFDTGGLTAPVTFTATDHRPNMSVKIFTFKSGQLKKVASVELERRADWLGL
- a CDS encoding branched-chain amino acid ABC transporter permease; its protein translation is MSVNHCGDFKETYAQDMRFLQTNFIRFWVYGLVLLLLFLPLFKFGQIIYYTSLVGVAVVGAVGLNIVTGFTGQISLGQGAFLGVGAFSCAYFMRAWGVSFWLAMPMAGVTTAFVGMIFGIPSLRLKGLYLAIATLAAQFIIEYAFLLPSLEKVTGGAYGAKFPPVMLFGNKVSSDVSIYYIIVIVAILTVLYASNLFRSRDGRAFVAVRDHYLSAEIMGINLFKYRLLSFAISSFFVGIAGCLMGLLSYGTVMAEEFTIKLSIEYLAMIIIGGMGSVIGSIFGAIFMTLFPLSLTLLSNALASSYPSVSALILSINEGVFGLVVILFLIFEPDGMAHRWRQIKAYWKLFPFSY
- a CDS encoding branched-chain amino acid ABC transporter permease, producing the protein MKEFLRSRIFGWAAFAVITIAVLAFLSLSETARSKGISGTLILQLFISGISFGSIYALVALGFAIIYKATSVVNFAQGQFLMIGAYSCFGILSNLTSTTSIPWVWAIILSLVFAIVLAMVVERLILRPMIGEPIISIIMATIGLSYVLRSIATAIWGTDPQYFSPKLFPDKTVSVAGLNLPYEYIWGFSLSITLLCLFGLFFKYSKAGIAMRATAFSNQVALSMGISVKNIFALSWCISAVVSFIGGILLANITAVSVDLGYMGLKVFPAVILGGLDSVLGAAIGGIVIGVLENLSDGVVSKLFGLQGIKEVAPFVFLVIILMIKPYGLFGTEEIERV
- a CDS encoding long-chain fatty acid--CoA ligase encodes the protein MTFSDKANTFPKLLQRNAEKFGKNKVALREKDFGIWQSFTWQDYSDHVKYFCLGLVSLGLKKSDTIAIIGDNRPEWLFAELAAQSAGAIGIGIYQDAILKEVSYIINHAGSRFIVAEDQEQVDKVLDMIDDLPTVAKVIYTDSRGMRKYEDDRLIFFPEVEKLGREFEKQNPGQYESMVNITSPDDPAQICTTSGTTGNPKLAVLSHRNMLSMAANLGAVDPKYETDQFVSFLPLPWIGEQMMCVASALLFGFTVNFPEEPETATENIREIGPHVIFSPPRVWENLAATVQVKIMDASWLKRYVYNRLLPVGYEWADLKFRKTPPTFGQKLRYGFAWVILFRALKDRLGFSRIRSASTGGAALGPDTFRFFHALGVNLKQIYGQTEISGISCIHRDGDVNFDSVGMPIPETEVKIVNADPEGVGEVVSKSPALFHGYYKNPQATEETILEGWLYSGDAGYFDERGHLIIIDRMKDIMTLASQERFSPQFIENKLKFSPYIKETVCIGNGRDYIMAMICIDYGIVGKWAEDNRIGYTTYTDLAGKKEVYDFIEREVEKVNETLKPSQRIKKFLLLYKELDADDDELTRTRKVRRGFIDEKYADIINAGYGGEETIHIDTLIKYQDGKTSRLRTDIAVRALEA
- a CDS encoding ABC transporter ATP-binding protein — encoded protein: MSVSPVQLKVDGVSLSFGGINALTHVGFEVLKGEIFSIIGPNGAGKTSMLNCVSGRYKPQKGSITFEGTELAGKPPAIRAKLGIARSFQNIALFKGMTVMDNLLIGRHIHLKCGFLRGGLFLGPCKKEEIRHREFVEDIIDFLEIEHIRQKVVGTLAYGLQKRVELARALAVDPKLLLLDEPMAGMNLEETEDMVRYILDINQERGVTVVLVEHDMGVVMDISDHVVVLDFGMRIGLGTPEEVQKHPDVIRAYLGDEHSIYIGR